A region from the Gemmatimonadaceae bacterium genome encodes:
- a CDS encoding DUF4956 domain-containing protein, translating into MATSNGRTTWLGKVTGNLIVRLLCYYAVIIGAMVLVWRYLPRSELIAHESLDALFGTAGAGAVETGRKGRVVATPLDQTTLAVTVALAMIASVLLALPTAWVYTRTRAKRGYQQSVVQTLIVLPLLVSGIVVLVKYSVALAFSLAGIVAAVRFRNTLDDSKDAVYIFLGTAIGLASAVDLPVAVVISVLFNAVALALWYSDFGRSPALEGRMAERRLQRAMEQMSRTGSFVARVDEQVFEDMSAEQLAAVADRAWRRARRHSPETPDPEGRREALLRIRTTDVSTTRLTMEPILEENLKRWRYGGVVHEPDGSHVVEYAVTLRKSIPADQVLQTLRALGEPVRGVDIA; encoded by the coding sequence ATGGCGACATCGAACGGCCGGACGACGTGGCTCGGCAAGGTGACCGGTAACCTGATCGTCCGGTTGCTCTGCTATTACGCCGTGATCATCGGAGCGATGGTGCTCGTGTGGCGGTACCTGCCGCGGTCGGAGCTCATCGCGCACGAGTCGCTGGACGCTTTGTTCGGCACTGCCGGAGCGGGCGCCGTCGAGACCGGGCGAAAGGGCCGAGTAGTCGCCACGCCGCTCGATCAGACGACGCTGGCGGTCACGGTCGCTCTGGCGATGATCGCGTCGGTTCTCCTCGCGCTCCCCACCGCGTGGGTTTACACCCGCACGCGCGCCAAACGAGGCTACCAGCAATCCGTTGTACAAACACTGATCGTCCTTCCGCTGCTCGTGTCGGGGATCGTCGTCCTCGTGAAGTACAGCGTGGCACTCGCGTTCAGCCTCGCCGGCATCGTTGCGGCGGTGCGTTTCCGCAACACGCTCGACGACAGCAAGGACGCGGTCTACATCTTCCTCGGTACGGCGATCGGTCTGGCGTCGGCGGTGGACCTGCCGGTCGCGGTCGTGATCTCGGTGCTGTTCAACGCCGTGGCACTCGCGCTCTGGTACTCGGACTTCGGACGTTCGCCGGCGCTCGAAGGGCGGATGGCCGAGCGACGCTTGCAACGCGCGATGGAGCAGATGAGCCGCACGGGTAGCTTCGTCGCGCGGGTGGACGAGCAGGTATTCGAGGACATGTCGGCGGAGCAATTGGCAGCCGTTGCCGATCGGGCGTGGCGGCGGGCGCGGCGGCACAGTCCGGAGACGCCGGATCCGGAGGGTCGTCGTGAGGCGCTGCTGCGAATCCGGACGACGGACGTGTCGACGACGCGCCTGACGATGGAGCCGATTCTCGAGGAGAATCTGAAGCGATGGCGGTACGGCGGCGTGGTGCACGAACCGGACGGCTCCCACGTGGTCGAGTATGCAGTGACACTCAGGAAGAGCATTCCGGCGGATCAGGTGCTGCAGACCCTGCGCGCGCTCGGCGAGCCGGTGCGTGGGGTAGACATAGCTTGA
- a CDS encoding methanol/ethanol family PQQ-dependent dehydrogenase, translating to MAGAILSACKGGRENATSHIGLVAATGPATAVGDTTTRFADDGQWLRPSKDVQGTRFSGLTEINNQNVQNLRVVATFSTGVERGHEAAPVVAGSTMYIVTPYPNYVYALDLTKPGFPTKWSYKPHPVSASQGVACCDVVNRGLVFDNGKIFFNTLDGRTIALDAAIGKEQWVTQVGKINVGESVTMAPLVVKGRVLVGVSGGEFGVRGWLKALDEASGKVAWTAYHTGPDKDVLIGPNFRPFYAADSGKDLGINSWPGDRWKIGGAGAWGWITYDPELDLIYYGTANPGPWNPELRPGDNKWSATLFARRPETGEAVWAYQLTPHDQHDYDGVNESILVDMPWRGQQRKLILRPDRNGYFYVIDRSTGEVLSAEPYGFVNTTTGVDLKTGRLQYNPEKATRTGAVVRNSCPASPGMKDWQPSAYSPRTGLVYIPHQNLCMDEEGLEANYIAGTPYVGSHVKMYAGPTGNRGAFDAWDPVAARVVWSVREDLPVWSGALVTAGDVAFYGTMDGWFKAVDARTGRELWKFKTGSGIVGQPMTYRGPDGKQYVAILSGIGGWPGAIVAANLDARDSSAALGFVNAMKDLPQKTTKGGMLYVFGF from the coding sequence ATGGCGGGCGCGATACTCAGCGCGTGCAAAGGTGGTCGCGAGAATGCGACCAGTCACATCGGACTCGTCGCAGCAACAGGCCCTGCGACGGCGGTCGGGGACACTACCACTCGCTTCGCCGACGACGGACAATGGCTTCGTCCATCGAAGGACGTGCAGGGAACCCGGTTCAGCGGTCTGACTGAAATAAACAATCAGAATGTGCAAAATCTGCGCGTCGTCGCGACGTTCTCGACTGGGGTCGAGCGCGGGCACGAAGCGGCGCCGGTCGTGGCTGGCAGCACGATGTACATCGTCACGCCATATCCGAACTACGTCTACGCGTTGGATCTCACGAAGCCGGGGTTTCCCACGAAATGGTCGTACAAGCCGCACCCCGTGAGCGCATCACAGGGAGTGGCGTGCTGTGATGTCGTGAACCGGGGGCTCGTCTTCGATAATGGTAAGATCTTCTTCAACACGCTCGACGGGCGCACGATCGCGCTCGATGCTGCGATCGGCAAAGAGCAGTGGGTGACGCAGGTCGGCAAAATCAATGTTGGCGAATCGGTCACGATGGCGCCGCTCGTCGTCAAAGGCAGAGTCCTGGTCGGCGTGAGCGGCGGTGAGTTCGGCGTTCGCGGCTGGCTCAAGGCGCTCGACGAAGCATCCGGCAAGGTCGCGTGGACCGCCTATCATACCGGACCTGATAAGGATGTTCTCATCGGCCCGAACTTCCGGCCATTCTACGCCGCCGACAGCGGGAAGGATCTTGGCATCAACTCCTGGCCCGGCGACAGATGGAAGATCGGTGGGGCCGGCGCATGGGGATGGATTACGTACGACCCCGAGCTCGATCTCATTTACTACGGTACGGCGAATCCAGGCCCGTGGAACCCCGAGCTCCGCCCGGGAGACAACAAGTGGAGCGCGACGCTCTTCGCGCGCCGGCCGGAGACGGGCGAGGCCGTCTGGGCGTATCAGCTCACGCCGCACGATCAGCACGATTACGACGGCGTCAATGAGAGCATTCTCGTCGACATGCCATGGAGGGGTCAGCAGCGAAAGCTGATCCTGCGTCCGGATCGCAACGGCTATTTCTACGTCATCGATCGATCGACGGGAGAGGTGCTCTCGGCGGAGCCGTACGGATTCGTGAACACCACGACGGGCGTCGATCTGAAGACAGGAAGGCTGCAATACAATCCGGAGAAGGCGACGCGGACTGGTGCGGTGGTCCGCAACAGCTGCCCCGCGTCGCCGGGCATGAAAGACTGGCAGCCCTCGGCCTATTCGCCGCGTACGGGGCTGGTCTACATCCCGCATCAGAACTTGTGCATGGACGAGGAGGGGCTGGAGGCGAACTACATCGCCGGCACGCCGTATGTCGGCTCGCACGTGAAGATGTACGCCGGCCCCACCGGCAACCGCGGTGCGTTCGACGCCTGGGACCCAGTCGCGGCACGCGTGGTATGGAGTGTCAGGGAAGATCTTCCCGTGTGGAGTGGCGCGCTCGTCACTGCCGGAGACGTCGCGTTCTATGGCACGATGGACGGCTGGTTCAAGGCTGTCGATGCACGCACGGGACGGGAGTTATGGAAGTTTAAAACCGGCTCCGGCATCGTTGGCCAACCGATGACGTATCGCGGTCCCGACGGCAAGCAGTACGTCGCCATTCTCTCCGGCATCGGCGGCTGGCCCGGCGCCATTGTCGCGGCCAACCTCGATGCGCGGGACTCGAGCGCCGCACTCGGCTTCGTAAACGCGATGAAGGATCTGCCGCAGAAGACGACGAAAGGGGGCATGCTGTATGTCTTCGGCTTCTAG
- a CDS encoding formate/nitrite transporter family protein: MEETGARRGDGAPQVGTRFSAEEIHENVSEAAQEELERPAAELMWSSIASGLLVGFSFLATAFLRSIFPPSLHTAAAALAYPLGFVYVVHARHQLFTENTLEPVIPLLERRNRQTLVQLLRLWSIVLPLNLIGALLFAVVVAHTRVVDDTLRGPLLDAARSATEGGAALVFYRAIWAGWLIALMAWLIAATRSAVGQIIFVWLTTAPIAAFGFKHSIAGAVDAFYRATIGDAPWSAMLFGFEVPAILGNVIGGVVLVALLNHGQVRRKTRSAM; this comes from the coding sequence GTGGAAGAAACGGGAGCTCGTCGCGGAGACGGCGCGCCACAAGTGGGCACGCGCTTCTCCGCTGAGGAGATTCACGAGAATGTCAGCGAGGCTGCGCAGGAAGAGCTCGAGCGGCCCGCGGCGGAGCTCATGTGGTCGTCGATCGCATCGGGGCTGCTCGTCGGCTTCAGCTTTCTCGCAACCGCGTTCCTGAGATCGATCTTCCCGCCGTCGTTGCACACCGCCGCGGCGGCGCTCGCGTACCCGTTAGGCTTCGTGTACGTCGTCCATGCGCGCCACCAGCTCTTCACCGAGAACACGCTCGAGCCCGTGATCCCGTTGCTGGAACGGCGGAATCGCCAAACGCTCGTGCAATTGCTTCGGCTCTGGTCGATCGTGCTCCCGCTGAATCTGATTGGCGCCTTGCTCTTTGCGGTCGTCGTCGCGCACACGCGAGTGGTGGACGACACTCTGCGTGGACCATTACTCGACGCGGCGCGCAGCGCGACCGAAGGCGGCGCGGCGCTGGTGTTCTACAGAGCAATCTGGGCGGGCTGGCTCATCGCGCTCATGGCGTGGCTCATCGCGGCGACGCGCTCCGCGGTCGGACAGATCATCTTCGTCTGGCTGACGACGGCGCCGATCGCGGCGTTCGGATTCAAACACTCGATCGCGGGCGCCGTCGACGCATTCTATCGTGCCACGATCGGCGATGCGCCGTGGAGCGCGATGCTCTTTGGATTCGAGGTGCCGGCGATTCTCGGGAACGTCATTGGTGGGGTCGTGCTTGTCGCGCTCTTGAATCACGGGCAGGTACGACGAAAAACACGAAGTGCGATGTGA
- a CDS encoding DUF411 domain-containing protein, with amino-acid sequence MNRRDWLQLTVAGLATSAFSRAASASPRATRVTVYKSPTCGCCANWVAHMKNNGFTVEAHDVDDSMLEQVKITAGVPTVLRSCHVALASGYAFEGHVPADLVKKVLSTRAKLAGLAVPGMPAGSPGMDMGGRADAYDVMAFDRAGKSWVYSHKG; translated from the coding sequence ATGAATCGTCGCGATTGGCTCCAACTCACGGTCGCTGGCCTGGCGACGTCGGCCTTCTCTCGCGCCGCCAGCGCTAGTCCGCGCGCGACGCGCGTCACGGTCTACAAGAGCCCGACCTGTGGCTGCTGCGCAAACTGGGTCGCGCACATGAAGAACAACGGGTTTACCGTCGAGGCCCACGACGTCGATGACAGTATGCTCGAGCAGGTGAAGATCACCGCCGGCGTACCGACTGTGCTCCGGAGTTGTCATGTCGCGCTCGCGAGCGGATACGCGTTCGAGGGCCACGTTCCCGCGGATCTTGTAAAAAAGGTGCTGTCGACCAGGGCCAAGCTCGCCGGCTTGGCAGTGCCAGGTATGCCAGCGGGCTCTCCCGGAATGGACATGGGAGGGCGAGCGGATGCGTACGACGTGATGGCATTCGATCGGGCTGGTAAGAGTTGGGTCTATTCGCATAAGGGGTAG
- a CDS encoding UdgX family uracil-DNA binding protein (This protein belongs to the uracil DNA glycosylase superfamily, members of which act in excision repair of DNA. However, it belongs more specifically to UdgX branch, whose founding member was found to bind uracil in DNA (where it does not belong), without cleaving it, appears to promote DNA repair by a pathway involving RecA, rather than base excision.) has product MPARVGTTSHKTRGRASAKPITAPRTKAPAGKRGTATGSAADFIPPHPTLPKLRTAAMTCRGCHLWTLGTQAVFGEGPKRARVMIVGEQPGDQEDRAGHPFVGPSGKLLDRALENAGIDRDDVYVTNAVKHFKWERGEKSARRIHKKPNDAEIRACHPWLTEEIRLVQPQVIVCLGATAAQAIMGKSFRVTKERGRAVTAPSGGVVIASVHPSSVLRAPDPAARVQAERDFFADMKKVARHLG; this is encoded by the coding sequence ATGCCGGCGCGCGTTGGAACGACCTCGCACAAGACGAGAGGTCGAGCATCGGCAAAGCCGATCACGGCACCACGCACCAAAGCTCCTGCCGGCAAACGAGGCACCGCGACTGGCTCGGCGGCCGACTTCATACCGCCGCATCCCACGCTGCCCAAACTACGCACGGCGGCGATGACCTGTCGCGGATGTCATCTCTGGACGCTCGGCACGCAAGCGGTGTTTGGCGAAGGACCGAAGCGCGCTCGCGTCATGATCGTCGGCGAGCAACCAGGCGATCAGGAAGATCGCGCCGGGCATCCCTTCGTTGGCCCGTCGGGCAAGCTGCTCGATCGCGCGCTCGAAAACGCGGGCATCGACCGTGACGACGTGTACGTTACGAACGCAGTGAAGCACTTCAAGTGGGAGCGCGGCGAGAAGAGTGCGCGTCGGATTCACAAGAAGCCTAACGACGCCGAGATTCGGGCGTGTCATCCCTGGCTCACGGAGGAAATTCGGCTCGTGCAACCGCAGGTCATCGTCTGCCTCGGCGCAACGGCGGCGCAGGCGATCATGGGCAAGAGCTTTCGTGTCACGAAGGAGCGCGGCCGCGCCGTGACCGCGCCGAGCGGCGGCGTCGTCATCGCCTCGGTCCACCCATCGTCGGTGCTGCGCGCTCCCGATCCGGCGGCGCGGGTGCAGGCCGAGCGTGACTTCTTCGCCGACATGAAGAAGGTGGCGCGCCATCTCGGATGA
- a CDS encoding phosphatase PAP2 family protein, protein MESRSITWPVAALGAFGLVALLDEPTALDREVYALARRFYGRKLERAQRPLEVFGLPGVHIPVTVLGARVLRRFGRRGGGSIAASAVVSWLTVRGMRSLVYRPRPPRPPGRGPKSESTFPSGHTTELTAIAIVAAHVLEREHILTRRQARALRVGLPLLIGADRVYVREHWLTDVLGGWALGAAVGLTVTSLSASLTGSRFLRLRPFRRRALLRR, encoded by the coding sequence ATGGAATCACGTTCGATTACATGGCCCGTTGCGGCGCTTGGCGCGTTCGGGCTCGTCGCGCTGTTGGACGAGCCGACCGCGCTCGATCGCGAGGTCTACGCGCTCGCTCGGCGTTTTTATGGACGGAAGCTCGAGCGCGCGCAGCGCCCGCTGGAGGTGTTCGGACTTCCTGGCGTTCACATTCCCGTCACTGTGCTCGGTGCGCGGGTGTTGCGACGATTTGGACGGCGCGGCGGGGGAAGCATCGCCGCATCGGCGGTCGTGAGTTGGTTGACAGTGCGTGGCATGCGTTCGCTCGTATATCGTCCGCGGCCGCCCCGTCCTCCGGGCCGAGGACCCAAATCGGAGAGCACTTTTCCGAGCGGGCACACGACGGAACTGACTGCAATCGCCATCGTCGCCGCGCATGTGCTCGAGCGTGAGCATATACTCACCCGTCGTCAGGCGCGCGCGCTACGAGTTGGACTGCCGCTCCTGATTGGAGCCGACCGCGTGTATGTGCGCGAGCACTGGCTCACGGACGTTCTCGGCGGCTGGGCGCTCGGCGCCGCCGTCGGGCTAACGGTGACCTCGCTGTCAGCGTCTCTTACGGGTTCTCGCTTTCTTCGCCTTCGGCCGTTTCGTCGCCGAGCCCTTCTTCGGCGTTGA
- a CDS encoding DUF502 domain-containing protein, protein MSRLLNYFFRGVIVVAPVAVTIYVCYAIFTSIDNWLGFPIPGVGFLLTIVLITVVGFLASNLITRGLLAAVETLLQRLPFVRLLYGSTRDLLNAFVGEKRRFDKPVLVAPMPQSGIRVLGFLTQESLAVIGLTDHVTVYVPQSYGFAGQLLVVPSAQITPLPAESADVMAFIISGGVTQMPERRSLSASHS, encoded by the coding sequence ATGTCCCGCCTGCTCAACTACTTCTTTCGTGGCGTGATCGTCGTTGCGCCCGTCGCCGTGACGATCTACGTCTGTTACGCGATTTTCACGAGCATCGACAACTGGCTGGGATTCCCAATCCCCGGTGTCGGTTTCCTGCTGACGATCGTATTGATCACGGTCGTCGGATTTCTCGCCTCCAACCTCATCACGCGTGGCTTATTGGCGGCCGTCGAGACGCTGCTCCAACGGCTGCCGTTCGTGCGGCTGCTCTACGGCTCGACGCGTGATCTGCTGAACGCGTTCGTCGGCGAGAAGCGACGATTCGACAAGCCGGTGCTCGTCGCTCCCATGCCTCAGAGTGGTATTCGCGTGCTCGGCTTCTTGACGCAGGAGTCGCTCGCTGTCATCGGACTCACGGATCATGTCACCGTGTACGTGCCGCAGTCGTATGGCTTCGCGGGACAACTCCTCGTCGTGCCATCGGCGCAGATCACACCGCTCCCGGCGGAGAGCGCCGACGTGATGGCGTTCATCATTTCGGGTGGCGTCACGCAAATGCCCGAACGCCGCTCATTGTCGGCATCGCATTCGTGA
- a CDS encoding O-antigen ligase family protein, protein MTSPSISPPRADRVALVLVQLGALAVVLASLPYKPFDLDRYFVPKELVLHIAAAGAALCCILPRGRLSLARIDWLLIAYLALSAVSAAFAGNRWLSTRALAISLSGAALFWIGRVLRRDGLARPVLWALGLAGAVGAVTALLQAYGITSEYFSLNRSPGGTFGNRNFMAHLGAIVAPTIVYCGVTTRRSAATLFAAILISVVAAAEVLSRSRAAWLALLGAALPVVIVAFATRSRWSGPETSRRLISLGVATAIGAAIALVLPNTLEWNSKNPYLESVRGMVNYQEGSGRGRLVQYTNSLRMMAANPILGVGPGNWSVEYPRYASHGDASLSSLDEGMTSNPWPSSDWVAFAAERGAPATVLLILIFVAFLGLAAWHARIARGAEGVFGALVLAATVIVTLVVGAFDAVLLIAPPTLFVWLLLGIYAEPVSPSTPRQVMNSGLRRWAPVLVLAVGLFAVGRSALQMAAMATVTASSRTSALERASIYDPGSYRIHLRLAEAWLNVGRCERARPEARDARDLYPMAITPHELLSQCGESSPRPRRR, encoded by the coding sequence ATGACGTCTCCGTCAATTTCGCCGCCGCGCGCCGACCGCGTCGCTCTCGTACTCGTCCAGCTGGGCGCGCTGGCCGTGGTGTTGGCGTCCCTGCCGTACAAGCCCTTCGATCTCGACCGCTACTTCGTTCCGAAGGAGTTGGTGCTGCACATCGCCGCCGCCGGGGCGGCGCTGTGCTGTATCCTGCCTCGTGGTCGACTGTCACTCGCGCGAATCGACTGGCTCCTAATCGCCTATCTGGCTCTCAGCGCGGTCTCGGCTGCCTTCGCCGGTAATCGGTGGCTGTCGACGCGAGCGCTGGCGATCTCGCTGTCGGGCGCGGCGCTCTTCTGGATCGGACGCGTTCTTCGACGCGACGGACTCGCGCGGCCCGTCCTCTGGGCGCTCGGGCTGGCCGGCGCTGTGGGCGCGGTGACGGCACTACTCCAAGCCTACGGCATCACGTCCGAGTACTTCAGCTTGAATCGCTCGCCCGGCGGCACCTTCGGGAATCGGAACTTCATGGCGCATCTTGGCGCCATCGTCGCGCCGACGATCGTCTACTGCGGCGTAACGACACGTCGCTCCGCAGCGACGCTGTTCGCGGCGATCCTCATCTCCGTGGTCGCAGCGGCGGAGGTGCTTTCGAGGAGCCGAGCCGCGTGGCTGGCGCTACTCGGAGCCGCGCTGCCGGTCGTCATCGTGGCTTTTGCCACCCGTTCTCGCTGGAGCGGGCCCGAGACCTCGCGCCGGCTGATTTCCCTCGGCGTCGCCACTGCGATCGGCGCCGCGATTGCGCTCGTGCTCCCAAACACGCTCGAGTGGAACAGCAAGAATCCCTATCTCGAGTCCGTGCGCGGGATGGTGAACTACCAGGAGGGGAGCGGCCGGGGCCGTCTCGTGCAGTATACGAATTCGCTCCGCATGATGGCTGCCAATCCGATCCTCGGCGTCGGGCCAGGTAATTGGTCGGTCGAGTATCCGCGTTATGCGTCGCACGGCGATGCGTCGCTGAGCAGTCTCGACGAAGGAATGACGTCGAACCCGTGGCCGAGCAGCGATTGGGTTGCCTTCGCGGCGGAGCGTGGAGCGCCCGCGACTGTGTTGCTGATACTCATCTTCGTCGCATTTCTCGGTCTGGCCGCGTGGCATGCGCGGATCGCGCGCGGCGCGGAGGGTGTGTTCGGTGCGCTCGTGCTCGCGGCAACGGTGATCGTCACGTTGGTCGTCGGCGCCTTCGACGCGGTGCTCCTGATCGCACCGCCGACACTCTTCGTCTGGTTGCTCCTCGGTATCTACGCAGAACCGGTCTCGCCGTCGACGCCGCGACAGGTAATGAACTCTGGCCTGAGGCGTTGGGCGCCGGTTCTCGTTTTGGCCGTGGGTCTCTTCGCCGTCGGGCGGAGCGCCCTGCAGATGGCCGCGATGGCGACGGTGACGGCAAGCAGCCGCACGTCGGCGCTCGAGCGTGCGTCGATCTACGATCCGGGGAGCTATCGCATTCACCTGCGGCTCGCCGAAGCGTGGTTGAATGTGGGGCGGTGCGAGCGCGCGCGGCCGGAAGCGCGCGACGCGCGCGATCTCTACCCGATGGCGATCACGCCGCACGAGTTGTTGTCGCAGTGCGGCGAGTCGTCACCACGCCCGCGGCGTCGCTGA
- a CDS encoding DNA-3-methyladenine glycosylase, which yields MHEPSIQHLRRVDPVLATVIERVGPCRLETRREGTHFDALVRSIVYQQLSGKAAGTILGRVRELYGNRSPTPSEILATSDEQLRAAGLSRQKLSYLKDLAAKVEGGVVPLAADTIDHLPDDEIIERLVQVKGIGRWTVQMFLMFRLGRPDVLPELDLGIQNAIRRAYRLRKQPGPKDVKRIGKNWTPHASVASWYLWRSLEGARPASTLKKKRKPSTPKKGSATKRPKAKKARTRKRR from the coding sequence ATGCACGAACCCTCGATTCAGCATCTGCGGCGCGTCGATCCCGTGCTCGCCACGGTGATCGAGCGCGTCGGCCCTTGCCGCCTGGAGACACGGCGCGAGGGCACGCATTTCGACGCACTCGTTAGGTCCATCGTCTATCAGCAACTGTCGGGCAAGGCGGCGGGGACAATCCTGGGCCGCGTCCGCGAGCTGTACGGCAATCGGTCGCCGACGCCGAGCGAAATACTGGCGACGTCGGACGAGCAGCTCCGCGCGGCGGGGCTCTCGCGGCAGAAGCTGTCGTATCTCAAAGATCTGGCCGCGAAAGTCGAGGGTGGCGTGGTCCCGCTTGCAGCCGACACCATCGACCATTTGCCGGACGATGAGATCATCGAGCGACTCGTGCAGGTGAAGGGCATCGGGCGTTGGACAGTTCAGATGTTCCTCATGTTCCGACTCGGCAGACCGGACGTTCTTCCCGAGTTGGATCTGGGAATTCAGAATGCGATCCGTCGCGCGTACCGCCTGCGCAAACAGCCGGGCCCCAAGGACGTGAAGCGCATTGGCAAGAACTGGACGCCGCACGCAAGCGTCGCGAGCTGGTATCTCTGGCGTTCGCTCGAGGGCGCGCGCCCGGCATCCACGCTCAAGAAAAAGCGAAAGCCATCAACGCCGAAGAAGGGCTCGGCGACGAAACGGCCGAAGGCGAAGAAAGCGAGAACCCGTAAGAGACGCTGA
- a CDS encoding M1 family metallopeptidase: MQHVTRARFAGGVLAAAMSTAAAIPAFAQSAAKTAPPRPQFDSTGVGDTSMFAPLGLPPGNEYRSGSGAPGPKYWQQRADYDLKATLDTSAKALRGEMTIRYTNNSPDTLHFLWFQVEQNAFKSNSLNSYVFPAESRFGARNFEGGDMIDRFEEVSANGKGARHTLKLRTEGTVMKADLAEPLAPGHTATINAAWHFNIPEHGADRMGRDGPLYELAQWYPRVNVYDDVRGWNTEPYLGQGEFYLEYGDFNLEVTVPAGYIVAATGTLQNAHDVLTSAQISRLAQAAHDTNVVHIVTQQDLTSGAARPRKTGTMTWKFAAKSVRDVVWAASPDYMWDASSYKGSLAQAFFRPSAIEPWKDAADMSRTSIQEYSERWFQYPYPQITAVEGPISGMEYPMVAMEAKSNDKYDLYNVVTHEIGHMWFPMIVGSNERMHMWQDEGFNTFINTFSEARRYPEKGNQMARAADERNLVTQYMEHNVDEPLEINPDRINPQLLGENAYVKTSVALQQLRQEILGPAAFDDAFRTYVQRWAFKHPTPVDFYRTMEDVSGKRLDWYFREWFLENPHFDQAIDSVVTAQHGDTLMVGVLYANHARGVEPIRARFTFSDGSTEDFNYPAEVWSTNTRFYPREYAFAGKKVVKIELDPEKRLVDIDRANNVWPVPKVTP, from the coding sequence ATGCAACACGTCACTCGCGCCCGCTTTGCGGGCGGTGTCCTCGCCGCCGCGATGAGCACGGCAGCGGCCATACCCGCGTTTGCGCAGTCCGCGGCCAAGACGGCGCCGCCCCGTCCTCAATTCGACAGCACCGGTGTCGGCGATACATCGATGTTCGCGCCGCTCGGTCTTCCTCCTGGAAACGAGTATCGCAGCGGTTCTGGGGCACCCGGACCGAAATACTGGCAACAGCGCGCCGACTACGATCTCAAGGCAACGCTCGACACGAGCGCGAAGGCGCTCCGGGGCGAGATGACGATTCGCTATACGAACAATTCACCGGACACGCTCCACTTCCTCTGGTTCCAGGTCGAGCAGAACGCATTCAAATCGAACTCCCTGAACTCGTACGTTTTCCCTGCCGAATCGCGCTTCGGCGCGCGGAACTTCGAGGGCGGCGACATGATCGACCGCTTCGAGGAAGTGTCGGCGAACGGCAAGGGGGCGCGGCACACGCTCAAGCTGCGCACGGAAGGCACCGTCATGAAAGCCGATCTCGCCGAACCGCTCGCGCCTGGCCACACGGCGACGATCAACGCGGCGTGGCATTTCAATATTCCCGAACACGGCGCCGATCGTATGGGTCGCGACGGCCCGCTCTACGAGCTCGCGCAGTGGTATCCGCGCGTGAACGTTTACGACGACGTGCGCGGCTGGAACACCGAGCCGTATCTCGGGCAAGGCGAGTTCTACCTCGAGTACGGAGACTTCAACCTCGAGGTCACCGTCCCGGCCGGCTACATCGTCGCCGCGACGGGGACATTGCAGAATGCTCATGACGTGCTCACGTCGGCGCAGATCTCGCGGCTCGCCCAGGCAGCGCACGACACGAACGTGGTCCACATCGTGACGCAGCAGGACCTGACGAGTGGCGCTGCCCGCCCGCGCAAGACAGGCACGATGACATGGAAGTTCGCGGCGAAGAGCGTACGCGACGTCGTCTGGGCCGCGTCCCCCGATTACATGTGGGATGCCTCGAGCTATAAGGGCTCGCTGGCCCAGGCGTTCTTCCGCCCGAGCGCGATTGAGCCATGGAAGGATGCGGCCGACATGTCGCGCACGTCCATTCAGGAATACTCCGAGCGCTGGTTCCAGTATCCCTATCCGCAGATCACGGCAGTCGAGGGTCCGATCAGCGGCATGGAGTACCCGATGGTCGCGATGGAGGCAAAGAGCAACGACAAGTACGACCTCTACAATGTCGTGACGCACGAGATCGGACACATGTGGTTCCCGATGATCGTCGGATCGAATGAGCGGATGCACATGTGGCAGGACGAAGGGTTCAACACTTTCATAAACACCTTCTCCGAGGCGCGGCGATATCCGGAGAAAGGAAACCAGATGGCCCGCGCCGCCGACGAGCGCAACCTCGTTACGCAATACATGGAGCACAACGTCGACGAACCGCTCGAGATCAATCCCGATCGCATCAATCCGCAGTTGTTAGGCGAAAACGCCTATGTGAAAACCAGCGTCGCACTCCAACAGTTGCGACAGGAGATTCTCGGGCCGGCTGCATTCGATGATGCCTTCCGGACCTACGTCCAGCGCTGGGCGTTCAAGCATCCGACACCCGTCGACTTCTATCGCACGATGGAAGACGTGAGCGGCAAGCGTCTCGACTGGTACTTCCGCGAGTGGTTCCTCGAGAACCCCCACTTCGACCAGGCGATCGACTCGGTCGTCACCGCGCAACATGGCGACACCCTGATGGTCGGCGTGCTCTACGCCAATCACGCGCGCGGCGTCGAACCAATCCGCGCCCGCTTCACCTTCAGCGACGGCTCCACGGAGGACTTCAACTACCCAGCCGAAGTGTGGAGCACGAACACGCGCTTCTATCCGCGCGAGTACGCGTTCGCGGGGAAGAAGGTGGTGAAGATCGAGCTCGATCCGGAGAAGCGGTTGGTGGACATCGATCGGGCGAATAATGTCTGGCCAGTTCCTAAGGTGACGCCGTAA